A single window of Micrococcaceae bacterium Sec5.1 DNA harbors:
- a CDS encoding NAD(P)-dependent oxidoreductase, which yields MSRIFVTGGSGRLGRSVVTGLAQAGHEVVSVDRDAIPAEQLPAGAVQYTADLMAPGEAERLFRETNPDAVIHLAAIAVPFSAPEEVIFSTNTRLAYAVISAATDAGIPKIITASSPTALGYGSPAGWLPPSFPLDEQTPPKPWNAYAFSKLIAEQTVQMFAAAQGNKIRYAAFRPCFVISPEEWQGAPTQQGHTVRERLADPALSAPALFNYVDARDVAEFLDVLLEKMDTIPNGQVFFVGAKDALATSPLAELFPRFLPGSAPLTEHLTGTSPAFSVRKARELLGWEPKRSWRTELTPPYEGADSAASDQALLDDENPAGLVPAGATKETP from the coding sequence ATGAGCAGGATTTTCGTCACCGGCGGTTCCGGCCGCCTTGGCCGCAGCGTCGTGACCGGACTCGCCCAGGCCGGCCACGAGGTGGTCTCGGTTGATCGCGATGCCATCCCGGCCGAGCAGCTGCCGGCCGGTGCCGTGCAGTACACGGCAGACCTTATGGCCCCGGGAGAAGCGGAGCGGCTTTTCCGGGAAACAAACCCCGACGCCGTCATCCACCTCGCTGCTATCGCCGTACCTTTCAGCGCGCCTGAGGAAGTCATCTTCAGTACCAATACCCGGCTCGCCTATGCGGTGATCAGTGCAGCCACTGACGCCGGTATTCCGAAGATTATTACGGCAAGCAGCCCCACCGCCCTGGGCTACGGCTCACCCGCCGGTTGGTTGCCGCCGTCGTTCCCCTTGGACGAGCAGACGCCGCCCAAGCCCTGGAATGCCTACGCATTTTCCAAGCTGATCGCCGAACAAACAGTGCAGATGTTTGCCGCGGCGCAAGGCAACAAAATCCGGTATGCGGCATTCCGGCCCTGCTTTGTCATCTCCCCGGAAGAGTGGCAAGGCGCGCCCACACAGCAGGGACACACCGTCCGCGAACGCCTTGCCGATCCGGCCCTGTCCGCCCCCGCGCTGTTCAACTACGTTGACGCCCGGGACGTAGCGGAATTCCTGGACGTCCTGTTGGAAAAGATGGACACCATCCCCAACGGCCAGGTGTTCTTCGTCGGAGCCAAGGATGCCTTGGCCACTTCCCCGCTCGCGGAGCTGTTCCCGCGTTTCCTGCCCGGCAGCGCCCCGCTCACCGAACATTTGACCGGCACCAGTCCGGCGTTCTCGGTAAGGAAAGCGCGTGAGCTACTTGGCTGGGAGCCCAAGCGCAGCTGGCGTACCGAACTTACGCCGCCCTACGAAGGCGCAGATTCAGCAGCATCAGACCAAGCACTACTCGACGACGAGAATCCTGCCGGCCTGGTCCCGGCGGGAGCAACCAAGGAGACACCATGA